In Phyllopteryx taeniolatus isolate TA_2022b chromosome 13, UOR_Ptae_1.2, whole genome shotgun sequence, the following are encoded in one genomic region:
- the LOC133487930 gene encoding sex comb on midleg-like protein 4 isoform X2 translates to MSSRQTWEACYHDNRGTPSPLPRPEALSLSLSLSLSLSLSLSLSLSLSLSLCLSVSTRAAAAAAFHPPLNGKTSEARRDPSCLSASGALQMSVPVATVQQRADGNDDGGEMQSAAVAPSSFMPCQSGKIPGRKRGRPPLRSVPKMDFANRYADSLPPLKVPKKRGRKPGFKLKPRMVMTPLAISPPSSTPEPDMSSIPQDAATVPHSATPQVLTVCIYINKQANTGPNLDRKKIQQLPDHFGPDRPSVVLQQAVQGCIDSAFQQKTVFALLTQGYGGEKISATFDGKQHLLSLPVVNSIDYVLRFLKKLCRSLHCENLFSDQPISQRASYHSDGETSLAEDCRHGQAEGKRYPAAEHRESAFSSISSTSYSSSPKSSYGFRASQQLPNARRSSGSPNAFTESNRTGGYAAQESKAPSPGKDPSTWSVDDVVWFVRDADANALGPHADVFRKHEIDGNALLLLKSDMIMKYLGLKLGPALKLCYHIDKLKQSKF, encoded by the exons ATGAGCAGCAGACAAACATGGGAGgcttgttaccatgacaacagaGGAACCCCATCACCACTACCACGACCAGaggcgctctctctctctctctctctctctctctctctctctctctcgctctctctctctctctctctctctctctcactttgtCTGTCTGTCAGCACAcgcgcagcagcagcagcagcgttcCATCCGCCTTTAAACGGGAAGACGAGCGAGGCGCGTCGGGACCCCTCCTGCTTGTCTGCATCGGGGGCG cTCCAAATGAGTGTGCCCGTAGCGACGGTGCAGCAGCGAGCAGACGGCAACGACGACGGTGGTGAAATGCAATCGGCCGCGGTGGCGCCGTCCTCCTTCATGCCGTGCCAGTCGGGCAAGATTCCGGGCAGGAAGCGAGGCAGACCCCCGCTTCGCAGCGTGCCCAAGATGGATTTCGCCAACCGCTACGCCGACTCGCTGCCGCCGCTCAAGGTGCCGAAGAAGAGGGGGAGGAAGCCGGGATTCAAG cTGAAACCCAGGATGGTGATGACGCCGTTAGCCATCTCGCCGCCTAGCAGCACCCCCGAACCCGACATGAGCTCCATCCCTCAGGACGCCGCCACGGTCCCCCACTCGGCCACGCCGCAGGTGCTCACAG TGTGCATCTACATCAACAAGCAGGCCAACACGGGCCCCAACCTGGACCGGAAGAAGATCCAGCAGCTGCCCGACCACTTCGGACCCGACCGGCCGTCGGTGGTGCTGCAGCAGGCCGTGCAGGGCTGCATCGACAGCGCCTTCCAGCAGAAGACGGTCTTCGCGCTGCTCACGCAGGGATACGGGGGAGAGAAGATATCGG CCACGTTTGACGGCAAGCAGCACCTCCTGAGCCTGCCTGTGGTGAACAGCATCGACTACGTGCTGCGCTTCCTCAAGAAGCTTTGTCGCAGCCTGCACTGCGAGAACCTGTTCAGCGACCAGCCCATCAGCCAGCGGGCCTCCTACCACTCCGACG GGGAAACGTCTCTGGCCGAGGATTGCCGCCACGGGCAGGCGGAGGGGAAGCGCTACCCGGCGGCAGAGCACAGGGAGTCCGCGTTCAGCTCCATCAGCTCCACATCATACTCGTCTTCGCCCAAGTCCTCTTACGGTTTCCGCGCGTCACAGCAGCTGCCAAACGCCAGGCGGTCGTCGGGCAGCCCAAACGCCTTCACGGAAAGCAACAGGACAG GAGGATACGCCGCACAGGAGTCCAAGGCCCCGTCCCCCGGCAAGGATCCGTCCACGTGGAGCGTGGACGACGTGGTGTGGTTCGTCAGGGACGCTGACGCCAACGCCCTCGGACCTCACGCCGACGTCTTCAGGAAACAC GAGATCGACGGTAACGCCCTGCTGCTGCTGAAAAGCGACATGATCATGAAGTACCTTGGCCTAAAGCTGGGGCCCGCCCTCAAGCTCTGTTACCACATCGACAAGCTCAAGCAAAGCAAGTTCTAG
- the LOC133487930 gene encoding sex comb on midleg-like protein 4 isoform X3, giving the protein MRAGGNIKRELQMSVPVATVQQRADGNDDGGEMQSAAVAPSSFMPCQSGKIPGRKRGRPPLRSVPKMDFANRYADSLPPLKVPKKRGRKPGFKLKPRMVMTPLAISPPSSTPEPDMSSIPQDAATVPHSATPQVLTVCIYINKQANTGPNLDRKKIQQLPDHFGPDRPSVVLQQAVQGCIDSAFQQKTVFALLTQGYGGEKISATFDGKQHLLSLPVVNSIDYVLRFLKKLCRSLHCENLFSDQPISQRASYHSDGETSLAEDCRHGQAEGKRYPAAEHRESAFSSISSTSYSSSPKSSYGFRASQQLPNARRSSGSPNAFTESNRTGGYAAQESKAPSPGKDPSTWSVDDVVWFVRDADANALGPHADVFRKHEIDGNALLLLKSDMIMKYLGLKLGPALKLCYHIDKLKQSKF; this is encoded by the exons ATGAGAGCCGGCGGTAACATTAAACGAGAG cTCCAAATGAGTGTGCCCGTAGCGACGGTGCAGCAGCGAGCAGACGGCAACGACGACGGTGGTGAAATGCAATCGGCCGCGGTGGCGCCGTCCTCCTTCATGCCGTGCCAGTCGGGCAAGATTCCGGGCAGGAAGCGAGGCAGACCCCCGCTTCGCAGCGTGCCCAAGATGGATTTCGCCAACCGCTACGCCGACTCGCTGCCGCCGCTCAAGGTGCCGAAGAAGAGGGGGAGGAAGCCGGGATTCAAG cTGAAACCCAGGATGGTGATGACGCCGTTAGCCATCTCGCCGCCTAGCAGCACCCCCGAACCCGACATGAGCTCCATCCCTCAGGACGCCGCCACGGTCCCCCACTCGGCCACGCCGCAGGTGCTCACAG TGTGCATCTACATCAACAAGCAGGCCAACACGGGCCCCAACCTGGACCGGAAGAAGATCCAGCAGCTGCCCGACCACTTCGGACCCGACCGGCCGTCGGTGGTGCTGCAGCAGGCCGTGCAGGGCTGCATCGACAGCGCCTTCCAGCAGAAGACGGTCTTCGCGCTGCTCACGCAGGGATACGGGGGAGAGAAGATATCGG CCACGTTTGACGGCAAGCAGCACCTCCTGAGCCTGCCTGTGGTGAACAGCATCGACTACGTGCTGCGCTTCCTCAAGAAGCTTTGTCGCAGCCTGCACTGCGAGAACCTGTTCAGCGACCAGCCCATCAGCCAGCGGGCCTCCTACCACTCCGACG GGGAAACGTCTCTGGCCGAGGATTGCCGCCACGGGCAGGCGGAGGGGAAGCGCTACCCGGCGGCAGAGCACAGGGAGTCCGCGTTCAGCTCCATCAGCTCCACATCATACTCGTCTTCGCCCAAGTCCTCTTACGGTTTCCGCGCGTCACAGCAGCTGCCAAACGCCAGGCGGTCGTCGGGCAGCCCAAACGCCTTCACGGAAAGCAACAGGACAG GAGGATACGCCGCACAGGAGTCCAAGGCCCCGTCCCCCGGCAAGGATCCGTCCACGTGGAGCGTGGACGACGTGGTGTGGTTCGTCAGGGACGCTGACGCCAACGCCCTCGGACCTCACGCCGACGTCTTCAGGAAACAC GAGATCGACGGTAACGCCCTGCTGCTGCTGAAAAGCGACATGATCATGAAGTACCTTGGCCTAAAGCTGGGGCCCGCCCTCAAGCTCTGTTACCACATCGACAAGCTCAAGCAAAGCAAGTTCTAG
- the LOC133487930 gene encoding sex comb on midleg-like protein 4 isoform X1 — MSVPVATVQQRADGNDDGGEMQSAAVAPSSFMPCQSGKIPGRKRGRPPLRSVPKMDFANRYADSLPPLKVPKKRGRKPGFKLKPRMVMTPLAISPPSSTPEPDMSSIPQDAATVPHSATPQVLTVCIYINKQANTGPNLDRKKIQQLPDHFGPDRPSVVLQQAVQGCIDSAFQQKTVFALLTQGYGGEKISATFDGKQHLLSLPVVNSIDYVLRFLKKLCRSLHCENLFSDQPISQRASYHSDGETSLAEDCRHGQAEGKRYPAAEHRESAFSSISSTSYSSSPKSSYGFRASQQLPNARRSSGSPNAFTESNRTGGYAAQESKAPSPGKDPSTWSVDDVVWFVRDADANALGPHADVFRKHEIDGNALLLLKSDMIMKYLGLKLGPALKLCYHIDKLKQSKF, encoded by the exons ATGAGTGTGCCCGTAGCGACGGTGCAGCAGCGAGCAGACGGCAACGACGACGGTGGTGAAATGCAATCGGCCGCGGTGGCGCCGTCCTCCTTCATGCCGTGCCAGTCGGGCAAGATTCCGGGCAGGAAGCGAGGCAGACCCCCGCTTCGCAGCGTGCCCAAGATGGATTTCGCCAACCGCTACGCCGACTCGCTGCCGCCGCTCAAGGTGCCGAAGAAGAGGGGGAGGAAGCCGGGATTCAAG cTGAAACCCAGGATGGTGATGACGCCGTTAGCCATCTCGCCGCCTAGCAGCACCCCCGAACCCGACATGAGCTCCATCCCTCAGGACGCCGCCACGGTCCCCCACTCGGCCACGCCGCAGGTGCTCACAG TGTGCATCTACATCAACAAGCAGGCCAACACGGGCCCCAACCTGGACCGGAAGAAGATCCAGCAGCTGCCCGACCACTTCGGACCCGACCGGCCGTCGGTGGTGCTGCAGCAGGCCGTGCAGGGCTGCATCGACAGCGCCTTCCAGCAGAAGACGGTCTTCGCGCTGCTCACGCAGGGATACGGGGGAGAGAAGATATCGG CCACGTTTGACGGCAAGCAGCACCTCCTGAGCCTGCCTGTGGTGAACAGCATCGACTACGTGCTGCGCTTCCTCAAGAAGCTTTGTCGCAGCCTGCACTGCGAGAACCTGTTCAGCGACCAGCCCATCAGCCAGCGGGCCTCCTACCACTCCGACG GGGAAACGTCTCTGGCCGAGGATTGCCGCCACGGGCAGGCGGAGGGGAAGCGCTACCCGGCGGCAGAGCACAGGGAGTCCGCGTTCAGCTCCATCAGCTCCACATCATACTCGTCTTCGCCCAAGTCCTCTTACGGTTTCCGCGCGTCACAGCAGCTGCCAAACGCCAGGCGGTCGTCGGGCAGCCCAAACGCCTTCACGGAAAGCAACAGGACAG GAGGATACGCCGCACAGGAGTCCAAGGCCCCGTCCCCCGGCAAGGATCCGTCCACGTGGAGCGTGGACGACGTGGTGTGGTTCGTCAGGGACGCTGACGCCAACGCCCTCGGACCTCACGCCGACGTCTTCAGGAAACAC GAGATCGACGGTAACGCCCTGCTGCTGCTGAAAAGCGACATGATCATGAAGTACCTTGGCCTAAAGCTGGGGCCCGCCCTCAAGCTCTGTTACCACATCGACAAGCTCAAGCAAAGCAAGTTCTAG